Proteins from one Syntrophus gentianae genomic window:
- a CDS encoding NAD-dependent malic enzyme, translating into MTKKPSPSYSFRISLEMPEGTASLSRLMAALGKAGSEIWEMKVISQDEGRITREILIQAPDSDTERKTIDGVKNLEGFRLLEVIDCTFHLHRGGKIELANKIPLQNRQDLAMAYTPGVARICLVIKEDIDRALDLTIKKNAVAIVTDGTAVLGLGDIGPTAALPVMEGKAMLFKSFGGIDAFPICLNTKDPEEIISAVKWLAPVFGGINLEDISAPRCFEIEQRLKKELDIPVFHDDQHGTAVVILAALINALKLVNKHLEEISVVVCGLGAAGMASISLLFAAGVRRIIGCDRNGILYRGRQEDMNPFKAALALKTNPEGRKGGLYNALQGADVFIGLSKPALLQGKDIAGMARDPIVFAMANPIPEIMPEEAQPYAAVVATGRSDYANQVNNVLCFPGLFRGVLDCHARDINEAMLLAAVHAIASSVKAGELKRDQIIPSIFDATVHSRVAAAVREAAHNSGVARSRKAYVSPMKSG; encoded by the coding sequence ATGACGAAAAAACCAAGTCCCAGCTACAGTTTCCGCATTTCTCTGGAGATGCCGGAGGGAACGGCTTCCCTGTCTCGCCTTATGGCCGCATTGGGCAAAGCGGGCAGTGAGATCTGGGAAATGAAGGTCATTTCCCAGGATGAGGGCCGAATCACCCGGGAAATACTCATCCAGGCACCGGACTCAGACACTGAACGGAAGACCATCGATGGGGTTAAAAATCTGGAAGGATTTCGACTTCTCGAGGTTATCGACTGCACCTTTCATCTTCACAGGGGAGGAAAGATTGAGTTAGCCAACAAGATTCCCCTTCAAAACCGCCAGGATCTGGCCATGGCCTATACCCCCGGAGTCGCCCGCATCTGCCTCGTTATCAAGGAAGACATCGACCGGGCTCTGGATCTCACGATCAAGAAGAACGCCGTGGCGATTGTCACCGACGGCACGGCGGTCCTGGGACTGGGTGATATCGGTCCGACAGCGGCTCTGCCGGTCATGGAAGGAAAGGCCATGCTGTTTAAAAGCTTCGGCGGCATTGATGCCTTCCCGATCTGTCTGAACACGAAGGACCCGGAAGAAATCATCTCGGCGGTAAAATGGCTTGCCCCCGTTTTCGGCGGAATCAATCTGGAAGATATTTCAGCGCCCCGCTGCTTCGAAATCGAACAGCGTTTGAAAAAGGAGCTCGATATTCCCGTATTCCACGATGATCAGCACGGAACTGCCGTCGTCATCCTGGCGGCCCTGATCAACGCCCTGAAACTCGTCAACAAGCATCTTGAAGAAATTTCAGTCGTCGTCTGTGGTCTGGGAGCAGCCGGAATGGCCTCCATTTCTCTGCTCTTCGCGGCCGGCGTCCGCCGGATTATCGGCTGCGACCGCAACGGCATCCTCTATCGAGGACGGCAGGAGGACATGAATCCCTTCAAGGCTGCCCTTGCCCTGAAAACAAATCCCGAAGGAAGAAAGGGCGGTCTGTATAATGCCCTGCAAGGCGCCGATGTCTTTATCGGTCTGTCTAAACCCGCCTTGCTTCAGGGGAAGGATATTGCAGGAATGGCCCGGGACCCCATCGTTTTCGCCATGGCCAATCCCATTCCGGAAATCATGCCCGAAGAAGCGCAACCCTACGCTGCCGTCGTAGCCACGGGCCGTTCCGATTACGCCAACCAGGTGAACAATGTCCTCTGTTTTCCCGGCCTCTTCCGGGGAGTTCTGGACTGTCACGCCCGGGACATCAATGAGGCAATGCTGCTGGCCGCCGTCCACGCCATTGCTTCCAGCGTTAAAGCGGGAGAACTCAAGCGGGATCAGATCATCCCCAGTATCTTTGACGCCACGGTCCATTCCCGCGTTGCCGCGGCAGTCAGGGAAGCAGCGCATAACTCAGGGGTTGCCCGCTCCCGTAAAGCGTATGTCTCACCGATGAAATCCGGATAA
- a CDS encoding DedA family protein → MEILVNFIDFFIHLDRYLNLLISNFGVWTYVLLFLIIFCETGLVVTPFLPGDSLLFGLGAFAAAGALELELLFLILPVAAVAGDNVNYTLGKFIGPRVFHQQKSRFFKKEHLDRTHKFYERYGGKTIVLARFVPIVRTFSPFVAGIGRMTYIRFLSYSVAGGLFWVALFLLAGYYFGNLPLVKENFTLVILAIIVLSVMPGFFEFVRRRREMALESGS, encoded by the coding sequence ATGGAAATTTTGGTCAATTTTATTGATTTTTTTATTCATCTGGACCGTTATCTGAATCTTCTGATATCAAACTTCGGTGTATGGACCTATGTCCTTCTTTTTCTGATTATTTTCTGCGAAACGGGGCTGGTCGTGACGCCCTTTCTGCCCGGGGATTCCCTCCTTTTTGGCCTGGGAGCATTTGCCGCCGCCGGGGCACTGGAACTGGAATTGCTGTTTTTGATCCTCCCCGTTGCAGCCGTGGCGGGGGATAATGTGAACTATACTTTGGGGAAATTTATCGGGCCCCGTGTCTTTCACCAGCAGAAATCCCGTTTTTTCAAGAAGGAACATCTCGATCGGACCCATAAGTTTTATGAGCGGTACGGCGGAAAGACCATCGTTCTCGCACGGTTTGTGCCTATTGTCCGGACTTTTTCCCCTTTCGTGGCAGGGATAGGTAGAATGACCTACATCCGCTTTCTTTCTTACAGTGTGGCCGGCGGTCTTTTCTGGGTCGCCCTGTTTCTTCTGGCTGGCTATTATTTCGGAAATCTGCCTCTGGTTAAAGAGAATTTTACGCTGGTTATTCTGGCAATCATTGTTCTCTCCGTGATGCCCGGCTTCTTTGAATTTGTCCGCCGGCGCCGGGAAATGGCTTTAGAGTCCGGCTCTTAG
- a CDS encoding AIR synthase-related protein: protein MVSRIEVGFLPGVRDALGEKVRRRIIHDLHLSVEKVETIEVYTLEGDLKDDLLERIAMGPFSDPVIQRYAINSSLADRFDWLIEVGFRPGVTDNVGRTATEAVQLLLEGAKMDALKVYTSRQYLLTGNLDRQEVEEIASGLLANDLIQRFEIIDGRTWQPGQGVKPYVPKVVVAETPRTDYVDLPDDDVRLQEISSSRVLALTVEEMRIIRNYLQDEAVQNQRREVGLGKGITDVELECLAQTWSEHCKHKIFNSLITYEDERGNSRIIDSLFKSCIKGSTAAIRGELGPEDWCLSVFVDNAGIIKFNDEYNLVFKVETHNSPSALDPYGGALTGIVGVNRDPFGAGKGAKLLFNTDVFCFASPFHEGPLPPRILHPRRIYEGVREGVEHGGNKSGIPTVNGCLVFDERFLGKPLVYCGTGGIMPARISGEPSHIKEVRPGDIVVMTGGRIGKDGIHGATFSSEELNENSPVTAVQIGDPITQKRMTDFLLVARDRGLYRAITDNGAGGLSSSVGEMASLSGGCEIDLKKAPLKYAGLHPWEILISEAQERMTLAVYPDKIDDFQDLAVKMGVEATVLGRFTDSGKFHVRYAEQTVAFLDMEFLHEGLPQMRLQARWTPPVNPEPDFPEPADLGQALKDLLGRLNICSKETVVRQYDHEVQGGSVVKPLVGIAEDGPGDAAVLRPLLESFEGIVVSNGICPRYSDIDTYAMAACAIDEAVRNAVAVGASLVRMAGLDNFCWCDPVESEKTPDGRYKLAQLVRANEALSDYTRIYGVPCISGKDSMKNDYMIGGTKISIPPTLLFSVVARMDDVRKAVTMDAKRPDDLVYILGETRRELGGSEWYALNGFVGNGVPQVDARRAKSRYEALNRAMEAGLVASCHDCADGGLGVAIAETAFSGGFGVAVDLAMVPSAGISRNDELLFSESQSRFVVTVSPAVREAFEAMMADSEMACIGRITGERAFVVTGLQGGTIIEEDMASLKEAWQRTLRDL, encoded by the coding sequence ATGGTCAGCAGAATTGAAGTCGGTTTCCTTCCGGGAGTTCGGGATGCCCTGGGGGAGAAAGTCCGGCGCAGGATTATCCATGACCTCCATCTTTCCGTGGAGAAGGTGGAGACGATCGAGGTCTACACCCTGGAGGGGGATCTGAAGGACGATTTACTGGAACGAATTGCGATGGGACCGTTTTCGGACCCGGTCATTCAGCGTTATGCCATTAACAGCAGCCTGGCCGACCGTTTCGACTGGCTGATCGAAGTGGGCTTCCGGCCCGGCGTAACGGATAATGTCGGCCGCACCGCAACGGAGGCCGTGCAGCTGCTGCTGGAAGGGGCGAAAATGGACGCCCTGAAAGTCTATACCTCACGGCAGTACCTTCTGACCGGGAATCTGGACCGTCAAGAAGTGGAAGAGATCGCCTCCGGTCTGCTCGCCAATGACCTGATTCAGAGATTCGAGATAATAGACGGCCGGACCTGGCAACCGGGCCAAGGGGTCAAACCCTATGTACCGAAGGTGGTCGTGGCGGAGACACCCCGTACCGATTATGTGGATCTGCCCGACGATGATGTCCGGCTTCAGGAGATCAGCAGCAGCCGTGTCCTGGCGCTGACCGTGGAGGAGATGCGGATTATCAGGAATTATCTTCAGGATGAAGCGGTGCAGAACCAGCGCCGGGAGGTGGGCCTGGGGAAAGGGATCACCGATGTGGAACTGGAATGTCTGGCCCAGACCTGGTCGGAGCACTGCAAACACAAGATCTTCAACAGCCTCATTACCTACGAGGATGAGCGGGGAAACTCCCGGATCATTGATTCCCTCTTTAAAAGCTGCATCAAGGGCTCTACGGCCGCCATCCGGGGAGAACTGGGCCCGGAGGACTGGTGTCTTTCCGTTTTCGTGGACAATGCCGGGATCATAAAATTCAACGACGAATACAATCTCGTCTTCAAGGTTGAGACCCACAACTCGCCTTCCGCCCTTGATCCCTACGGCGGCGCCCTGACGGGCATCGTGGGGGTGAACCGGGATCCCTTCGGCGCCGGCAAGGGGGCGAAACTCCTCTTCAATACAGATGTTTTCTGCTTTGCCTCTCCCTTTCATGAAGGGCCGCTGCCGCCCCGCATCCTCCATCCCCGGCGCATCTATGAAGGCGTGCGGGAAGGCGTGGAGCACGGGGGCAACAAGAGCGGCATTCCCACCGTCAACGGCTGTCTCGTCTTTGATGAACGCTTTCTCGGTAAACCTCTCGTTTACTGCGGGACGGGAGGGATCATGCCGGCCCGGATTTCAGGCGAACCTTCCCACATCAAGGAAGTCCGGCCGGGTGACATCGTGGTCATGACCGGCGGACGCATCGGCAAGGATGGAATCCACGGAGCAACCTTTTCTTCGGAAGAGTTGAATGAAAACTCCCCTGTCACGGCCGTCCAGATCGGGGACCCCATCACCCAGAAGCGGATGACCGATTTTCTCCTGGTGGCCCGCGACCGGGGGCTGTACCGGGCCATTACCGACAACGGCGCCGGCGGTCTCTCTTCTTCCGTGGGTGAGATGGCCAGTCTGTCCGGCGGGTGTGAGATCGACCTGAAAAAGGCGCCCCTGAAATACGCAGGCCTTCATCCCTGGGAAATCCTCATTTCCGAGGCCCAGGAGCGGATGACCCTGGCGGTCTATCCCGATAAGATCGATGACTTTCAGGACCTGGCGGTCAAAATGGGGGTGGAGGCGACGGTTCTGGGGCGTTTCACCGATTCCGGGAAATTTCATGTGCGCTACGCTGAGCAGACGGTGGCCTTTCTGGATATGGAATTCCTCCATGAAGGACTGCCCCAGATGAGATTGCAGGCCCGCTGGACGCCGCCGGTCAACCCGGAGCCCGATTTCCCCGAACCGGCCGACCTGGGCCAGGCTCTGAAAGACCTCTTGGGCCGGCTCAACATCTGCAGCAAGGAAACGGTTGTCCGGCAGTACGACCATGAAGTCCAGGGAGGAAGCGTCGTCAAGCCCCTTGTGGGGATTGCCGAGGACGGACCCGGAGATGCCGCGGTCTTGCGGCCGCTGCTGGAGTCATTTGAAGGGATCGTCGTGTCCAACGGAATCTGTCCGCGCTACAGCGACATCGATACCTACGCCATGGCCGCCTGCGCCATAGATGAAGCGGTCCGGAATGCCGTGGCCGTCGGGGCATCGCTGGTCCGGATGGCGGGACTGGACAATTTCTGCTGGTGTGATCCCGTGGAATCGGAAAAGACCCCCGATGGACGGTACAAACTGGCCCAACTGGTCCGGGCCAACGAAGCGCTTTCCGATTATACCCGGATTTACGGCGTGCCTTGCATCTCCGGGAAGGACAGCATGAAAAATGATTACATGATCGGGGGGACGAAAATCTCCATTCCGCCGACACTCCTCTTTTCCGTCGTCGCCCGGATGGACGACGTGCGGAAGGCCGTGACGATGGATGCCAAAAGGCCGGACGATCTGGTCTACATTCTTGGGGAGACGCGAAGGGAACTGGGAGGGTCGGAGTGGTATGCCCTGAACGGTTTCGTGGGCAACGGCGTGCCCCAGGTCGATGCCCGCAGGGCGAAAAGCCGTTACGAGGCCCTGAACCGGGCGATGGAGGCCGGACTGGTCGCTTCCTGTCATGACTGTGCCGACGGCGGTCTCGGGGTCGCCATTGCGGAAACGGCCTTTTCCGGCGGGTTCGGGGTGGCTGTGGATCTTGCGATGGTTCCCTCTGCGGGGATTTCGCGCAATGACGAACTGCTCTTTTCCGAATCCCAGAGCCGCTTTGTGGTCACGGTATCTCCCGCTGTGCGGGAAGCCTTCGAGGCGATGATGGCGGATTCGGAGATGGCCTGCATTGGCCGCATCACCGGGGAACGGGCCTTTGTGGTGACCGGACTGCAGGGCGGGACGATTATTGAGGAAGACATGGCCTCCCTGAAGGAGGCCTGGCAGCGGACCCTTCGTGATCTGTAG
- the thpR gene encoding RNA 2',3'-cyclic phosphodiesterase, whose translation MTELKSIRAFLAIEPPESVRKAMETLQNRMKYSLSGAISWVRPTGIHLTLKFFGNIAETDVSRVSAAVGPVASRFGPLNLQVRHLGLFPDSRRPRVLWLGLEGDLGALKALQQEVDQELMRYGFPREDRPFRAHLTLARIKSPRGLSGLDRVMNKGEAYEAGRFRAEGLTLFRSSLTPQGAIYSELAAYPFLSGGEFTPGKGI comes from the coding sequence GTGACGGAGTTGAAATCCATACGTGCCTTTCTGGCCATCGAACCGCCGGAATCCGTGCGGAAGGCCATGGAGACCTTACAAAACCGGATGAAATACAGCCTGAGCGGCGCCATCAGTTGGGTCCGTCCAACGGGCATTCATCTGACGCTGAAATTTTTCGGCAACATCGCTGAAACGGACGTTTCCCGGGTTTCCGCCGCCGTCGGGCCTGTTGCCTCCCGCTTTGGCCCTCTGAACCTGCAGGTGCGGCATCTCGGACTTTTTCCCGATTCGCGGCGTCCGCGCGTTCTCTGGCTGGGACTGGAGGGAGATCTCGGCGCCCTGAAAGCCCTGCAGCAAGAGGTCGACCAGGAACTGATGCGCTACGGATTCCCTCGTGAAGATCGCCCATTTCGCGCCCATCTGACACTGGCGCGAATAAAATCTCCTCGGGGATTATCCGGCCTTGATCGGGTTATGAACAAAGGCGAGGCTTACGAAGCGGGCCGTTTCCGGGCTGAAGGACTGACCCTTTTCCGGAGTTCCTTGACTCCCCAGGGGGCCATTTACAGCGAACTGGCCGCCTACCCCTTCTTGAGCGGCGGAGAATTTACACCAGGAAAGGGAATTTAA
- the recA gene encoding recombinase RecA has translation MGTDGDKAKAVDLAISQIERQFGKGSIMRLGAKEQIEDIAVIPTGSLSLDIALGVGGVPRGRIIEIFGPESGGKTTLALHIIAEAQKRNGLAAFIDAEHALDVSYARKIGVNTDDLLISQPDTGEQALEISETLVRSGALDILVVDSVAALVPKAEIEGEMGDAQMGLQARLMSQALRKLTGSISKSNTTVIFINQLRMKIGVFFGNPETTTGGNALKFYSSMRLDIRKSGSIKSGQDVVGMRTKVKVVKNKVAPPFRETEFDILFGEGISQAGDILDLAAESNIVEKSGAWYSYEGDRLGQGRDNTRTFLKENPALMARIEEQVRTKYGLKSRQPAQGESAE, from the coding sequence ATGGGTACAGATGGAGATAAGGCAAAGGCCGTGGATCTGGCGATCAGCCAGATTGAAAGACAGTTTGGAAAAGGGTCCATCATGCGGCTCGGAGCCAAAGAACAGATTGAAGACATCGCGGTCATTCCGACCGGGTCACTCAGTCTGGATATCGCCCTGGGCGTCGGTGGCGTCCCCCGCGGGCGGATCATCGAAATCTTCGGCCCCGAATCCGGGGGCAAGACGACCCTGGCCCTGCATATCATTGCGGAAGCTCAAAAGCGAAACGGCCTGGCCGCCTTCATCGATGCCGAGCACGCCCTGGATGTCTCCTATGCCAGAAAAATCGGGGTCAATACCGACGATCTGCTCATCTCTCAGCCGGATACGGGGGAACAGGCCCTGGAAATTTCGGAAACCCTGGTCCGAAGCGGCGCATTGGATATTCTGGTCGTGGATTCCGTGGCCGCCCTGGTTCCCAAGGCGGAAATCGAAGGAGAAATGGGCGACGCCCAGATGGGATTACAGGCCCGGCTCATGTCGCAGGCCCTGCGAAAACTCACGGGAAGTATCAGCAAATCCAACACAACGGTCATCTTTATCAATCAGCTGCGGATGAAGATCGGAGTGTTCTTCGGAAATCCGGAAACAACGACGGGCGGAAACGCACTGAAGTTTTACTCCTCCATGCGGCTGGACATTCGCAAGTCCGGTTCCATCAAATCGGGACAGGATGTGGTCGGCATGCGCACCAAGGTCAAGGTCGTAAAGAACAAAGTGGCGCCGCCCTTCCGGGAGACGGAATTCGACATCCTCTTCGGCGAAGGGATTTCCCAGGCAGGCGATATCCTCGATCTTGCGGCGGAAAGCAACATCGTGGAAAAGAGCGGGGCCTGGTATTCCTATGAGGGAGACCGCCTTGGTCAGGGCCGGGACAATACGAGGACCTTTTTAAAGGAAAATCCTGCCCTGATGGCCCGGATCGAGGAACAGGTCAGAACAAAATACGGCCTGAAATCCCGGCAACCGGCACAGGGTGAATCCGCCGAATGA
- a CDS encoding phosphatidylglycerophosphatase A family protein, whose protein sequence is MGTGYAPVAPGTVGTILGIPLYLALSLLSQPFHILAILALTGLAVGISQKAEALFRKKDSPHIVIDEIIGLQYTLLPAAQDISLIFCGFLLFRFFDIVKVFPAGWVQDKLPGGYGIVADDVVAGIYGAALLWLLIGFWS, encoded by the coding sequence TTGGGGACCGGTTACGCCCCCGTCGCGCCGGGCACCGTAGGAACGATCCTGGGCATTCCCCTTTATCTGGCCCTTTCACTCTTATCCCAGCCGTTTCATATCCTGGCCATCCTGGCCTTGACGGGCCTGGCCGTTGGGATATCCCAGAAGGCGGAAGCCCTTTTCAGGAAGAAGGACTCTCCGCACATTGTCATTGACGAGATCATCGGCCTTCAGTACACGCTGCTTCCGGCTGCGCAGGACATCTCTTTGATATTCTGCGGGTTTTTGCTTTTTCGATTCTTCGATATCGTCAAGGTTTTTCCGGCGGGATGGGTCCAGGACAAACTGCCGGGCGGCTACGGTATTGTGGCGGATGATGTCGTGGCGGGAATTTATGGCGCTGCGTTGCTCTGGCTTTTGATCGGGTTCTGGAGTTAA
- the wrbA gene encoding NAD(P)H:quinone oxidoreductase, whose amino-acid sequence MKIMVVYYSAYGHVHRMAEAVAEGAREIAGAEVLMRRVPETLPEEVLKKIGVFDAQQAFAHIPICAVEELAAADAIIFGTPTRFGNMCGQMRSFLDGTGGLWAKGALVGKVGSVFTSTGTQHGGQESTILSFHTTLLHHGMIIVGLPYSFQGQTRNDEITGGSPYGASTIAGAGNDRWPSENELAGARFQGRHVAEIAARLFR is encoded by the coding sequence ATGAAGATTATGGTCGTCTATTATTCTGCCTATGGTCATGTTCATCGTATGGCCGAGGCCGTGGCTGAAGGGGCAAGGGAAATTGCCGGTGCTGAAGTCTTGATGCGGCGTGTTCCGGAAACGCTTCCGGAAGAAGTGCTCAAAAAAATCGGTGTTTTCGATGCACAACAGGCCTTTGCTCATATCCCGATCTGCGCTGTGGAGGAACTGGCCGCGGCCGATGCGATTATCTTTGGCACGCCGACCCGTTTCGGAAATATGTGTGGGCAGATGCGCTCCTTTCTGGATGGAACCGGCGGTTTATGGGCCAAGGGAGCGCTGGTCGGAAAGGTCGGCAGCGTTTTCACCAGCACGGGAACACAGCACGGAGGTCAGGAATCCACGATCCTCAGCTTCCACACGACGCTGCTTCATCATGGCATGATTATTGTTGGACTTCCTTATTCATTCCAGGGGCAGACGCGCAATGACGAGATCACGGGAGGCTCTCCCTATGGCGCTTCAACGATTGCCGGGGCGGGGAATGACCGATGGCCCAGTGAAAATGAGTTGGCTGGAGCGCGTTTTCAGGGGCGGCACGTGGCAGAAATTGCGGCCAGGCTCTTCCGTTGA
- a CDS encoding competence/damage-inducible protein A — MRVGILTIGNELISGRTQDTNTSHVARELNIQGWQVPILMSVDDDEAAIKTALDHILTQADAVIVTGGLGPTTDDKTTEAIARAYGLKLYRDEAILAKIKAIFDRYGLYWAPNNAKQADFPEGAEPIVNPVGTAWGFSLNVQGKLIAVLPGVPAEMKRMLSQGVLPVLRRTFPEAAQAVATRTLKLSGISEAEVDQRLADADLEGQGVAVGFYPHFPEIRVVLTVRKATDAEAQALLKSAVAQVISRLEHHIFAYDQETLEGTVAALLTERKLTLSIAESCTGGLVTDRLTDISGSSVFLERSAVTYSNLAKTELLGVPEETLREYGAVSEPTARLMAEGVRKLGHTDLGLSTTGVAGPTGGSEQKPVGTVFVALADGRETICRKYLFRWERRRVKVAASQAALTMLKRYLISILE, encoded by the coding sequence ATGCGGGTCGGCATTCTGACCATCGGCAATGAACTGATCAGCGGCAGGACTCAGGATACGAATACCTCTCATGTCGCCAGGGAGTTGAACATTCAGGGCTGGCAGGTCCCGATTCTGATGTCGGTGGATGACGACGAAGCCGCCATCAAGACGGCGCTGGACCATATCCTCACCCAGGCGGATGCCGTGATTGTGACGGGCGGCCTGGGGCCGACAACGGATGACAAGACAACGGAGGCCATCGCCCGTGCTTATGGTTTGAAACTGTACCGGGATGAAGCAATCCTTGCAAAAATAAAGGCTATTTTTGATCGCTACGGCCTCTACTGGGCCCCCAACAACGCCAAACAGGCGGATTTCCCCGAAGGGGCGGAACCCATCGTCAACCCGGTGGGAACGGCGTGGGGTTTCTCTCTGAACGTGCAGGGCAAGCTGATTGCCGTCCTTCCCGGCGTTCCGGCAGAGATGAAACGGATGCTGTCCCAAGGTGTACTGCCGGTTCTCCGCCGGACCTTTCCGGAGGCCGCTCAGGCGGTGGCCACCCGAACGCTCAAACTCTCCGGAATCTCGGAAGCCGAAGTGGATCAGCGCCTCGCCGACGCGGATCTGGAAGGCCAGGGGGTTGCCGTGGGCTTTTATCCTCACTTCCCGGAGATCCGGGTGGTTTTGACTGTCAGGAAAGCGACGGACGCAGAGGCCCAGGCACTCCTGAAAAGCGCCGTAGCTCAGGTGATTTCGCGGCTGGAACACCACATCTTCGCTTATGACCAGGAAACCCTGGAAGGCACGGTTGCGGCCTTATTGACGGAAAGAAAACTGACCTTATCTATTGCGGAATCCTGCACGGGTGGCCTGGTCACGGACCGCCTGACGGACATCTCCGGAAGCTCGGTCTTTCTGGAGCGGAGTGCCGTCACTTACAGCAATCTCGCCAAGACGGAGCTGCTCGGTGTCCCGGAAGAGACGCTCAGGGAATACGGTGCCGTCAGTGAGCCTACCGCCCGATTAATGGCGGAGGGTGTCCGGAAACTGGGACATACCGATCTCGGTCTGTCTACCACGGGCGTCGCCGGACCGACCGGTGGGAGCGAACAGAAGCCGGTGGGCACGGTGTTCGTTGCCCTTGCGGACGGGAGGGAAACGATCTGCCGCAAATATCTCTTCCGCTGGGAACGACGGCGGGTCAAAGTCGCAGCTTCTCAAGCGGCACTGACGATGCTGAAGCGGTATCTTATTTCAATTCTTGAATAA
- a CDS encoding regulatory protein RecX has protein sequence MIKEGGSGEDSRGKARQKAWRLLQIRPHSERELWKKLRDRGFPPEVLADVLQELKECRYLDDTVYAGQKARHLAMDRLYGNRRIEIILREKGLGADLIAEAMREVRQDFSEDEALRRLIFRRLKGGALPDREDRNFQKIVRSLEGKGFSTGRIFKILKSLKEEEELNDSSGA, from the coding sequence ATGATCAAGGAGGGCGGATCGGGGGAAGATTCCAGGGGAAAGGCCAGGCAGAAGGCCTGGCGTCTGCTGCAGATCCGGCCTCACAGCGAACGGGAACTCTGGAAAAAACTCCGAGACCGGGGCTTTCCGCCGGAAGTTCTTGCCGATGTTCTCCAGGAACTGAAAGAGTGCCGCTACCTTGATGATACCGTCTATGCCGGGCAAAAGGCACGCCATCTCGCCATGGACCGGTTGTACGGCAACCGCCGGATAGAGATTATCCTTCGAGAAAAGGGACTGGGCGCCGATTTGATTGCCGAGGCGATGAGAGAGGTCCGTCAGGACTTTTCTGAAGATGAGGCGTTGCGGCGTCTGATTTTTCGCAGACTGAAAGGCGGCGCACTCCCCGACCGGGAAGATCGGAATTTTCAGAAAATCGTACGAAGCCTGGAGGGAAAAGGATTTTCCACCGGACGGATTTTTAAGATTTTAAAGAGTTTAAAAGAGGAGGAAGAATTGAATGATTCGAGCGGGGCGTGA